A single genomic interval of Polaribacter vadi harbors:
- a CDS encoding DUF3892 domain-containing protein — translation MAKAADYFISGVWKDTNDNITYVLLHQVNDKNSFLNGVKTNELNTINLIKQNNIIYTITWSYPGWELGAKVTYVATNNNEYLRTVANASIKDNLDNSINMKSIIN, via the coding sequence ATGGCAAAAGCAGCAGACTATTTTATTTCGGGAGTATGGAAAGATACAAACGACAATATAACTTACGTATTACTTCATCAAGTGAATGATAAAAATTCATTTTTAAATGGGGTAAAAACTAATGAATTAAATACAATAAATCTTATTAAACAAAATAATATTATTTACACAATCACCTGGAGTTATCCTGGTTGGGAATTAGGAGCAAAAGTTACTTATGTAGCAACTAATAATAATGAATATTTGAGAACAGTTGCCAATGCTTCAATAAAAGATAATTTGGATAATTCAATAAATATGAAATCAATAATAAATTAA
- a CDS encoding helix-turn-helix transcriptional regulator, whose translation MAKNQKALKRYLVILKMLSREDKYSSKRIHQACINSGIEVKYRTIQQDLKDLKDDDTIFGKNLGIVKDNKEKKWYSSGIPKEIFSTLELKDGEVDALLFYTKIISQYRDYPIFKDISQAMKKVIDGSNISEDRKELFKLENLIEPEKHPPISGIEFIMDLSQAISKRKVIQLEYRRFGKESKIHKVKPILLKEDKLMWYLIGINIKYDSLITFALDRVNSVLLLDEDFVKVEFNSAEYFKHSFGITVSYEEPIEVIISFGPEQADYLKTLPIHSTQQIIKKNKKELIIKVIVKPSYEFFSKIYSYGSNATVISPNSIRDVFIAEFDKAKTNYKLNN comes from the coding sequence ATGGCTAAAAATCAAAAAGCATTAAAGAGATATTTAGTCATTCTAAAAATGTTAAGCAGAGAAGATAAATATTCTTCGAAAAGAATACATCAAGCTTGCATAAATAGTGGTATTGAAGTTAAATACAGAACTATCCAACAGGACCTTAAAGACTTGAAAGATGATGATACTATTTTTGGTAAAAATCTAGGTATAGTAAAAGACAACAAAGAAAAAAAATGGTACAGTTCAGGAATACCAAAAGAAATATTTTCAACACTTGAATTAAAAGATGGAGAAGTTGATGCATTACTGTTCTATACTAAAATAATTAGTCAATATAGAGATTATCCTATTTTTAAGGATATTTCACAAGCTATGAAAAAAGTAATTGATGGTTCAAATATTTCAGAAGACAGAAAAGAATTATTTAAATTAGAAAATTTAATTGAGCCAGAAAAACATCCACCTATTTCAGGTATTGAATTCATTATGGATTTATCTCAAGCAATTTCTAAAAGAAAAGTAATACAATTAGAATATAGACGATTTGGAAAAGAATCTAAAATACATAAAGTAAAGCCGATTCTTTTAAAAGAGGATAAACTAATGTGGTATTTAATAGGTATAAATATTAAGTATGATAGTTTAATTACGTTTGCTCTAGATAGGGTTAATAGTGTTTTGCTTTTGGATGAAGATTTTGTTAAAGTAGAATTTAATAGTGCTGAATATTTTAAACATTCATTTGGTATAACTGTTTCCTATGAAGAGCCAATTGAAGTAATTATTTCATTTGGTCCAGAACAGGCAGATTATCTTAAAACCTTACCTATTCACTCAACACAACAAATAATAAAAAAAAATAAAAAAGAATTAATTATAAAAGTGATTGTAAAACCTTCATATGAGTTTTTTTCAAAAATTTATAGTTATGGAAGTAACGCAACCGTAATTTCACCAAATAGTATTAGAGATGTTTTTATAGCCGAATTTGACAAGGCTAAAACTAATTATAAGCTAAATAATTAA
- a CDS encoding DUF2779 domain-containing protein: protein MRVLSKSRFKLGLECPNKLYYTNKKQYPNTKNEDSFLQALAQGGFQVEELARMHYPNGILIEGNDWDYQLLCEQTQELLKQENIIIYEAAFLIDGLFIRTDIIVKKGNDIELIEVKSKSFTPDNDFLFVGKRGAMVAGWKPYLFDVAFQKYVMQLCFPDWKIKSFMMMADKSKKASINGLNQLFRITNKGDNRTGIIKKVQSIEETGDSVLGRKDITQIVKDIEANKFKYHTNLTFQESILLFQNIYEKDNYANWPTSYSSCKKCEFKCSRVEELEGYKSGFKECFSKQHKWSEKEFNEPNTFDIYDFRRGTKLFNEGIFFKKELTEDNIGLKENPEKLTTSHRQWLQIKKEVDSDNNIYADIEGLKKEIESWNFPLHFIDFETSTVALPFNKNLKPYEQTAFQFSHHIYYENGTIEHANEYINNIAGVFPNFDFIRVLQKALENDNGTIFRYSFHENTILNAIYVQLLNSNEKDKDDLINFIQSISHSKKDSAIEWKGERDMVDLWGIEKSYYYNPKTKGSNSIKAVLPASLNSSKYLKEKYSKPLNQIKVTSKNFSKQHIWLQIKNNTVTNPYEMLPSVFQDWSENEIENTLSDIEGIADGGAALTAYGKLQYTDMGQAEVDELTSALLKYCELDTLAMVMIYEHFKELID from the coding sequence ATGAGAGTACTTTCAAAATCAAGATTCAAATTAGGGCTTGAATGCCCAAACAAACTCTATTACACTAATAAAAAACAGTATCCAAATACTAAAAATGAAGATTCATTTTTACAAGCATTAGCGCAAGGTGGTTTTCAAGTTGAAGAATTAGCAAGAATGCATTATCCAAATGGAATTTTAATTGAAGGTAATGATTGGGATTATCAACTTTTATGTGAGCAAACACAAGAATTACTAAAACAAGAAAATATAATTATTTATGAAGCAGCTTTTTTAATAGATGGATTATTCATTAGAACAGACATCATCGTTAAAAAAGGAAATGATATTGAATTAATTGAAGTAAAATCTAAATCATTTACACCAGATAATGATTTTCTTTTTGTAGGTAAAAGAGGAGCAATGGTTGCAGGTTGGAAACCATATTTATTTGATGTAGCCTTTCAAAAGTATGTAATGCAATTATGTTTTCCTGATTGGAAAATTAAATCATTTATGATGATGGCAGACAAATCCAAGAAAGCAAGTATTAATGGATTAAATCAATTATTTAGAATTACAAATAAAGGAGATAATCGTACTGGTATTATTAAGAAAGTTCAATCAATTGAAGAAACAGGAGATTCAGTATTAGGTAGAAAAGATATTACTCAAATTGTAAAGGATATTGAAGCAAATAAATTTAAGTATCATACAAATTTAACTTTTCAAGAATCTATTTTATTATTTCAAAATATTTATGAAAAGGATAATTATGCTAATTGGCCAACAAGTTATAGTTCTTGTAAGAAATGTGAATTCAAATGCTCAAGAGTAGAAGAATTAGAAGGTTATAAATCTGGTTTTAAAGAATGCTTTAGCAAACAACATAAATGGAGTGAAAAAGAATTTAATGAGCCAAATACTTTTGATATTTATGATTTTAGGAGAGGTACAAAACTTTTCAATGAAGGCATCTTTTTTAAAAAAGAACTTACAGAAGATAATATAGGATTAAAAGAAAACCCTGAAAAGCTAACAACATCTCATAGACAATGGTTGCAAATTAAGAAAGAGGTTGATAGTGATAATAATATTTATGCAGACATTGAAGGTTTAAAAAAAGAAATTGAAAGTTGGAATTTTCCTTTACATTTTATTGATTTTGAAACGAGTACAGTTGCTTTACCTTTTAATAAAAATCTAAAACCATATGAACAAACAGCTTTCCAGTTTTCGCATCATATATATTATGAAAACGGAACAATTGAACATGCAAATGAATATATAAATAATATTGCAGGTGTATTTCCTAATTTTGATTTTATTAGAGTATTACAAAAAGCTTTAGAAAATGATAATGGAACAATTTTTAGATATTCATTTCATGAAAATACAATTCTAAATGCTATATATGTTCAATTATTAAACTCAAATGAAAAAGACAAAGATGATTTAATAAATTTCATTCAAAGTATTTCTCATTCAAAAAAAGATAGCGCAATAGAATGGAAAGGAGAAAGAGATATGGTGGATTTATGGGGAATTGAAAAAAGTTATTATTATAATCCTAAAACCAAAGGATCTAATTCTATAAAGGCAGTTTTACCAGCATCATTAAACTCAAGTAAATACTTAAAAGAAAAGTATTCAAAACCACTCAATCAAATAAAAGTTACAAGTAAAAATTTTTCCAAACAACACATTTGGTTGCAAATTAAAAATAATACTGTAACCAACCCTTATGAAATGTTACCTTCAGTATTCCAAGATTGGAGTGAAAATGAAATTGAAAATACATTATCAGATATTGAAGGTATTGCTGATGGGGGAGCAGCGTTAACAGCTTATGGTAAACTGCAATATACAGATATGGGACAAGCAGAAGTAGATGAATTAACTTCTGCATTATTAAAATATTGTGAATTAGATACGCTAGCTATGGTTATGATTTATGAACATTTTAAAGAATTAATCGATTAA
- a CDS encoding carbohydrate kinase family protein: protein MAQITCFGEVLMDVFPTHKKIGGAPLNVAVRLQSFGNAIAIISSVGADKKGKKIVDFIQKNNLNCEGLQVDEQLKTGNVKVSLNSKGSASYEIKFPRAWDQIQLTEKAKNITKEADAFVFGSLVARNEVSRNTLYELLKIANYKIFDVNLRPPYYTIEILSYLMNQANFIKFNDEEIFEIAKALNFESTSLEENIQFIAATTQTKSICVTKGKHGAILYYHDAFYYNKGYHIKVVDTVGAGDSFLASLITKLLKKESPQKALDFACAVGALVAGSEGANPAIKVEDVNKFLFSS from the coding sequence ATGGCACAAATTACATGTTTTGGCGAAGTACTTATGGACGTATTTCCCACGCACAAAAAAATAGGAGGGGCTCCTTTAAACGTTGCTGTAAGATTACAATCTTTTGGCAATGCTATTGCTATTATTAGCAGTGTGGGTGCCGATAAAAAAGGAAAAAAGATTGTTGATTTTATTCAAAAAAACAACCTTAATTGTGAAGGCTTACAAGTTGATGAACAACTGAAAACAGGCAACGTAAAAGTAAGCTTAAATTCAAAAGGTTCTGCATCTTATGAGATTAAGTTTCCTAGAGCTTGGGATCAAATTCAACTTACAGAAAAAGCCAAAAACATCACAAAAGAGGCAGATGCTTTTGTTTTTGGAAGTTTAGTGGCTAGAAACGAGGTATCAAGAAATACGCTCTATGAACTCTTAAAAATAGCCAATTATAAAATTTTTGATGTCAACCTTAGGCCTCCTTATTATACCATTGAAATTCTGAGTTATTTAATGAATCAAGCAAACTTTATCAAGTTTAATGATGAAGAAATCTTTGAAATTGCGAAAGCCTTAAATTTTGAATCTACTTCCTTAGAAGAAAATATTCAATTTATTGCAGCAACTACCCAAACCAAATCTATCTGTGTGACCAAGGGAAAACATGGAGCCATCTTATATTATCATGATGCGTTTTATTACAATAAAGGCTATCATATAAAGGTGGTAGATACTGTTGGTGCTGGAGATTCTTTTTTAGCCTCTTTAATTACGAAACTATTAAAAAAAGAATCGCCACAAAAAGCACTTGATTTTGCCTGTGCAGTTGGAGCTTTAGTAGCTGGTAGCGAAGGTGCGAATCCAGCAATAAAAGTAGAAGATGTCAACAAATTTCTTTTTTCTAGCTAA
- a CDS encoding NUDIX hydrolase, with amino-acid sequence MKIKKIPNLSVDCVIFGYDTNTKSLNVLLIKRYLKATTSDEVLVDDYVLTGYHIYENETLDEAASRVLKELTGLTNLYKKQFKAFGDPNRLMNEKDVLWSKHENFNFRTITIAYYFLLKTEDIDVIHNKHEAKWFPYTDLPSVGFDHKKIIQEAYEDLKTKCLHEPIIFELLPEKFTINEVQEVYESILGVTIDNRNFRRKLINKKYMIPLDEKQIGVSKRPAQLYMFSKNIYDKMVNTNFLINI; translated from the coding sequence ATGAAAATAAAAAAGATTCCAAATTTATCGGTAGACTGTGTCATTTTTGGGTATGATACAAACACAAAATCATTGAATGTTTTATTGATAAAACGATATTTAAAAGCAACCACTAGCGATGAAGTGTTGGTAGACGATTATGTGTTAACAGGGTATCATATCTATGAAAATGAAACGTTGGATGAAGCTGCTTCTAGAGTTTTAAAAGAATTAACGGGACTCACTAATTTGTATAAGAAACAATTCAAAGCCTTTGGAGATCCTAATAGATTAATGAACGAAAAAGATGTGTTGTGGAGTAAGCATGAAAATTTTAATTTTAGAACCATTACCATTGCGTATTACTTTTTATTAAAAACAGAAGACATTGATGTGATTCATAATAAACATGAAGCTAAATGGTTTCCCTATACAGACTTACCAAGTGTAGGTTTTGATCATAAAAAAATTATACAAGAAGCTTATGAAGACTTAAAAACGAAATGTTTACATGAGCCTATCATTTTTGAGCTTCTACCTGAAAAATTCACCATTAATGAAGTACAAGAGGTTTATGAGTCTATTCTCGGAGTTACCATAGATAACCGTAATTTTAGAAGAAAACTTATCAATAAAAAATATATGATTCCTTTAGATGAAAAGCAAATTGGCGTTTCTAAAAGACCTGCACAGCTCTATATGTTCAGTAAAAATATTTATGACAAAATGGTCAACACTAATTTTTTAATCAATATTTAA
- the hxpB gene encoding hexitol phosphatase HxpB, translated as MELKSFIFDMDGVIIDSEPFWRQAQISILSKYKVTISIEDCIQYTMGKRIDDVAFTWCQLHSLQLDPKVLEQEIINAVTTLIAEKGEAKPGLYELLDFLKENKYQIALATSSSLPIINAVFKRLSIAQYFEVVCSADEEVYGKPHPAVYLKAAKKLKVSPSNCIVLEDSVTGLIAAKAAAMKTVVIPEDPSDPRFRLADAIFTSMFEVIEFLQ; from the coding sequence ATGGAGCTAAAATCGTTTATTTTTGATATGGATGGGGTCATCATAGACTCAGAACCTTTTTGGAGACAAGCACAAATATCCATTTTATCGAAGTACAAGGTTACGATTTCAATTGAAGATTGTATTCAATATACCATGGGCAAAAGAATTGACGATGTTGCTTTTACCTGGTGTCAATTGCATTCCTTACAACTAGATCCAAAAGTATTGGAGCAAGAAATTATAAACGCAGTTACTACATTAATTGCTGAAAAAGGAGAAGCAAAACCAGGCTTGTACGAATTACTAGATTTTTTAAAAGAAAATAAGTACCAAATTGCTTTGGCAACCTCCTCTAGCCTACCCATTATAAATGCCGTTTTTAAAAGGTTATCAATCGCACAATATTTTGAGGTTGTTTGTAGTGCAGATGAGGAAGTTTATGGCAAACCACACCCTGCAGTTTATTTAAAGGCTGCCAAAAAATTAAAGGTTTCACCCAGTAATTGTATCGTTTTAGAAGACAGTGTTACTGGTTTAATTGCTGCCAAAGCTGCTGCTATGAAAACCGTTGTAATTCCCGAAGATCCATCAGACCCAAGGTTTCGTTTAGCGGATGCTATTTTTACATCGATGTTTGAGGTTATTGAATTTTTACAATAA
- a CDS encoding cation diffusion facilitator family transporter — translation MNNEQTAIRITYFSIIGNTILALIKGLAGFFGNSYALIADAIESTTDIFASLLVLLGFKYAKRPADENHPYGHGKIEPLITFGVVAFLVVSATIIASESIQNIQTPHKIPKPWTLLVLGGIIIWKEISYQIVIRKSKQTHSSSLKADAWHHRSDAITSVMAFIGISIAILFGKGYETADDWAALLASAFILYNSYLIVRPALGEVMDEQVYDDLILEIRKKSIEVKGVLDTEKCFIRKSGMKFHVDLHVIVNGDISVKSGHDIAHTLKDYLREEIPNLGHVLIHIEPNA, via the coding sequence ATGAATAACGAACAAACGGCCATACGAATCACGTATTTCAGCATCATCGGAAATACAATTTTAGCCTTGATAAAAGGACTTGCGGGATTTTTTGGGAATTCGTACGCGTTAATTGCAGATGCCATTGAATCTACAACGGATATTTTTGCTTCTTTACTAGTTTTATTGGGTTTTAAATATGCAAAACGACCAGCAGACGAAAACCATCCCTATGGACATGGAAAAATTGAACCCTTAATTACCTTTGGTGTCGTTGCTTTTTTGGTGGTTTCTGCAACCATCATTGCCTCCGAAAGTATTCAAAATATTCAAACACCTCATAAAATTCCGAAACCGTGGACGTTACTTGTTTTAGGGGGAATCATCATTTGGAAAGAAATCTCTTATCAAATCGTTATTAGAAAAAGCAAACAAACCCATAGTTCTTCACTCAAAGCAGATGCTTGGCATCATAGAAGTGATGCCATTACTTCGGTCATGGCATTTATCGGAATTTCCATAGCCATCCTATTCGGAAAAGGGTATGAAACTGCCGATGATTGGGCAGCATTATTGGCTTCCGCATTTATTTTATACAACAGTTATTTAATCGTAAGACCTGCGTTAGGAGAAGTAATGGACGAGCAGGTGTATGACGACCTTATCCTTGAAATTAGAAAAAAATCAATAGAAGTGAAAGGTGTTTTGGATACTGAAAAGTGTTTTATTCGAAAATCAGGAATGAAATTTCACGTGGATTTACACGTCATTGTAAACGGTGATATCTCCGTAAAATCAGGACACGATATTGCCCATACCTTAAAGGACTATTTACGAGAAGAAATCCCGAATTTAGGACACGTACTCATTCATATTGAACCGAATGCATAA